From Lagenorhynchus albirostris chromosome 15, mLagAlb1.1, whole genome shotgun sequence, one genomic window encodes:
- the SGF29 gene encoding SAGA-associated factor 29 isoform X1 — translation MALVSADSRIAELLTELHQLIKQTQEERSRSEHNLVNIQKTHERMQTENKISPYYRTKLRGLYTTAKADAEAECNILRKALDKIAEIKSLLEERRIAAKIAGLYNDSEPPRKTMRRGVLMTLLQQSAMTLPLWIGKPGDKPPPLCGAIPASGDYVAKPGDKVAARVKAVDGDEQWILAEVVSYSHATNKYEVDDIDEEGKERHTLSRRRIIPLPQWKANPETDPEALFQKEQLVLALYPQTTCFYRALIHTPPQRPQDDYSVLFEDTSYADGYSPPLNVAQRYVVACKEPKKK, via the exons ATGGCCCTCGTGTCTGCTGATTCCCGCATTGCAGAACTGCTCACAGAGCTCCATCAGCTGATCAAGCAAACCCAG GAAGAGCGTTCGAGGAGCGAACACAACTTAGTGAACATCCAAAAGACCCACGAGCGGATGCAGACAGAGAACAAGA TCTCTCCCTATTACCGGACAAAGCTGCGTGGCCTCTACACAACCGCCAAGGCCGATGCAGAGGCTGAGTGCAA CATCCTCCGGAAAGCCCTAGATAAGATTGCGGAAATCAAGTCTCTGTTGGAAGAGAGGCGGATTG CGGCCAAGATCGCGGGCCTGTACAATGACTCGGAGCCCCCTCGGAAGACCATGCGCAGGGGGGTGCTGATGACCCTGCTGCAGCAGTCAGCCATGACCCTGCCCCTGTGGATCGGGAAGCCTGGTGACAA GCCCCCGCCCCTCTGTGGGGCCATTCCAGCTTCTGGGGACTACGTGGCCAAACCTGGAGACAAGGTGGCTGCCCGGGTGAAGGCTGTGGATGGGGATGAGCAGTGGATCCTGGCCGAGGTGGTCAGTTACAGCCATGCCACCAACAA GTATGAGGTAGATGACATTGACGAAGAAGGCAAAGA GAGACACACCCTGAGCCGCCGGCGGATCATCCCACTGCCGCAGTGGAAGGCCAACCCGGAGACAGACCCCGAAGCCTTATTCCAGAAGGAGCAGCTCGTGCTGGCCCTGTATCCCCAGACCACCTGCTTCTACCGTGCCCTGATCCACACGCCCCCGCAACGG CCCCAGGATGACTATTCGGTCCTGTTTGAAGACACCTCCTATGCAGATGGTTACTCGCCTCCCCTCAATGTGGCCCAGCGGTACGTGGTGGCTTGTAAGGAGCCCAAGAAAAAGTGA
- the SLX1A gene encoding structure-specific endonuclease subunit SLX1 — protein MGPTAGAARPGRFFGVYLLYCLNPRHRGRVYVGFTVNPARRVQQHNGGRRKGGAWRTSGRGPWEMVLIVHGFPSAVAALRFEWAWQHPQASRRLAHVGPRLRSEATFAFHLRVLAHMLRAPPWARLPLTLRWLRADFRQDLCPPPPPHVPLAFGPPPPRASAPRRRAADTESELEHDAETRCTLCARVLQDEEDPLCCPHPGCSLRAHVICLAEEFLQEEPGQLLPLEGQCPGCKNSLLWGDLIWLCRMGTEEEEEDSELEEEHWTDMLEI, from the exons ATGGGCCCCACAGCGGGCGCGGCGAGGCCCGGGCGCTTCTTCGGCGTCTACCTGCTCTACTGCCTGAACCCTCGGCACCGGGGCCGCGTCTACGTAGGGTTCACGGTCAACCCTGCTCGTCGGGTGCAGCAGCACAACGGGGGCCGCAGAAAAGGCGGGGCCTGGCGGACCAGTGGACGCGGGCCCTG GGAGATGGTGCTCATCGTACACGGCTTCCCCTCCGCAGTGGCCGCCCTTCGG TTCGAGTGGGCCTGGCAGCATCCGCAGGCCTCGCGCCGCTTGGCGCACGTGGGTCCGCGCCTGCGCAGCGAGGCAACCTTCGCCTTTCACCTGCGCGTGCTGGCGCACATGCTGCGCGCGCCGCCCTGGGCGCGACTCCCACTCACCTTGCGCTGGCTGCGCGCCGACTTCCGCCAGGATCTctgcccgccgccgccgcctcacgTGCCGCTGGCCTTCGGGCCTCCGCCACCCCGGGCTTCAGCCCCGAGGCGCCGCGCGGCTGACACCGAGTCCGAGCTGGAGCATGACGCCGAGACCCGCTGCACCCTGTGCGCGCGTGTGCTCCAG GATGAAGAAGACCCCCTGTGTTGCCCCCACCCTGGCTGCTCCCTGAGGGCCCATGTGATCTGCCTGGCAGAGGAGTTCCTGCAGGAGGAGCCAGGGCAGCTTCTGCCCCTAGAGGGCCAATGCCCTGG CTGTAAGAACTCACTGCTGTGGGGAGACCTGATCTGGCTGTGCCGGATGGGCaccgaggaggaagaggaggactcGGAATTAGAAGAG GAACACTGGACCGACATGCTGGAGATCTGA
- the BOLA2B gene encoding bolA-like protein 2 — protein sequence MELSAEYLREKLQRDLEAEHVEVEDTTPNRCASSFRVLVVSAKFEGKPLLQRHRLVNTCLAEELLHIHAFEQKTLTPEQWTREQQK from the exons ATGGAACTCAGCGCCGAGTACCTCCGGGAGAAGCTGCAGCGGGACCTGGAGGCGGAACACGTG GAAGTGGAGGACacgactcccaaccgctgcgcgtCTAGCTTCCGAGTCCTCGTGGTGTCGGCCAAGTTCGAGGGGAAGCCGCTGCTTCAGAGACACCG GCTTGTGAACACTTGCCTAGCAGAAGAGCTCCTGCACATCCATGCTTTTGAGCAGAAAACCCTGACTCCAGAGCAGTGGACCCGTGAGCAGCAGAAATAA
- the LOC132506198 gene encoding sulfotransferase 1A1, with product MELVQDTSRPPLEHMKGIPLIKYFAEGLGPLQSFQAWPSDLLISTYPKSGTTWVSEILDLIYQGGDLEKCQRAPIFVRVPFLELRVPGLPTGAELLEDTPAPRLIKTHLPLALLPPTLLDQKVKVVYVARNAKDVAVSYYHFYRMAKVHPDPGTWDSFLEKFMAGEVSYGSWYQHVQEWWELSHTHPVLYLFYEDIKQNPKREIQKILEFVGRSLPEETMDRIVQHTSFKEMKKNPMTNYSTIPTKVMDHSISAFMRKGITGDWKSTFTVAQNERFEADYAAKMAGCHLHFRWELSGAHQGERETGLDNKI from the exons ATGGAGCTGGTCCAGGACACCTCGCGCCCGCCACTGGAGCACATGAAGGGGATCCCTCTCATCAAGTACTTTGCAGAGGGGCTGGGGCCGCTGCAGAgcttccaggcctggcccagtGACCTGCTCATCAGCACCTACCCCAAATCCG gcACCACCTGGGTAAGCGAGATCCTGGACCTGATCTACCAAGGTGGCGACCTGGAGAAGTGTCAAAGAGCCCCCATCTTCGTCCGGGTGCCCTTCCTTGAGCTCAGGGTCCCTGGCCTTCCCACAG GTGCTGAGCTTCTGGAAGATACACCAGCCCCACGGCTGATCAAGACACACTTGCCCCTGGCTCTGCTTCCACCGACGCTGCTGGATCAGAAGGTCAAG GTGGTCTACGTTGCCCGCAATGCAAAGGATGTGGCCGTCTCCTATTACCACTTCTACCGCATGGCCAAGGTGCACCCTGACCCTGGCACCTGGGACAGCTTCCTGGAGAAGTTCATGGCTGGGGAAG TGTCCTACGGGTCCTGGTACCAGCACGTGCAGGAGTGGTGGGAGCTGAGTCACACCCACCCTGTTCTCTACCTCTTCTATGAGGACATAAAGCAG AACCCCAAAAGGGAGATTCAGAAGATCCTGGAGTTCGTGGGGCGCTCTCTGCCAGAGGAGACCATGGATCGCATCGTCCAGCACACATCTTTCAAGGAGATGAAGAAGAACCCCATGACCAACTACAGCACCATACCCACCAAAGTCATGGACCACAGCATCTCTGCCTTCATGAGGAAAG GCATCACTGGGGACTGGAAATCCACCTTCACTGTGGCCCAGAATGAGCGCTTTGAAGCCGACTATGCTGCGAAGATGGCAGGCTGCCACCTCCACTTCCGCTGGGAGCTGAGTGGTGCTCATCAGGGTGAGCGTGAGACAGGCCTCGACAATAAAATCTGa
- the SGF29 gene encoding SAGA-associated factor 29 isoform X2, with protein sequence MLCCSFCPVLAAFPPPALAENRKEPLCLHLTIISFSSRSQRETDQRCHFPCSSGDGILRKALDKIAEIKSLLEERRIAAKIAGLYNDSEPPRKTMRRGVLMTLLQQSAMTLPLWIGKPGDKPPPLCGAIPASGDYVAKPGDKVAARVKAVDGDEQWILAEVVSYSHATNKYEVDDIDEEGKERHTLSRRRIIPLPQWKANPETDPEALFQKEQLVLALYPQTTCFYRALIHTPPQRPQDDYSVLFEDTSYADGYSPPLNVAQRYVVACKEPKKK encoded by the exons ATgctttgctgttccttctgtccaGTCCTGGCTGCTTTTCCTCCTCCTGCTCTtgcagaaaacagaaaggaacCCCTGTGTCTTCATTTAACAATCATCTCTTTTAGCAGCAGGAGTCAAAGGGAAACAGATCAAAGATGTCACTTTCCGTGTTCCAGTGGAGACGG CATCCTCCGGAAAGCCCTAGATAAGATTGCGGAAATCAAGTCTCTGTTGGAAGAGAGGCGGATTG CGGCCAAGATCGCGGGCCTGTACAATGACTCGGAGCCCCCTCGGAAGACCATGCGCAGGGGGGTGCTGATGACCCTGCTGCAGCAGTCAGCCATGACCCTGCCCCTGTGGATCGGGAAGCCTGGTGACAA GCCCCCGCCCCTCTGTGGGGCCATTCCAGCTTCTGGGGACTACGTGGCCAAACCTGGAGACAAGGTGGCTGCCCGGGTGAAGGCTGTGGATGGGGATGAGCAGTGGATCCTGGCCGAGGTGGTCAGTTACAGCCATGCCACCAACAA GTATGAGGTAGATGACATTGACGAAGAAGGCAAAGA GAGACACACCCTGAGCCGCCGGCGGATCATCCCACTGCCGCAGTGGAAGGCCAACCCGGAGACAGACCCCGAAGCCTTATTCCAGAAGGAGCAGCTCGTGCTGGCCCTGTATCCCCAGACCACCTGCTTCTACCGTGCCCTGATCCACACGCCCCCGCAACGG CCCCAGGATGACTATTCGGTCCTGTTTGAAGACACCTCCTATGCAGATGGTTACTCGCCTCCCCTCAATGTGGCCCAGCGGTACGTGGTGGCTTGTAAGGAGCCCAAGAAAAAGTGA
- the SGF29 gene encoding SAGA-associated factor 29 isoform X3 translates to MALVSADSRIAELLTELHQLIKQTQEERSRSEHNLVNIQKTHERMQTENKTAKIAGLYNDSEPPRKTMRRGVLMTLLQQSAMTLPLWIGKPGDKPPPLCGAIPASGDYVAKPGDKVAARVKAVDGDEQWILAEVVSYSHATNKYEVDDIDEEGKERHTLSRRRIIPLPQWKANPETDPEALFQKEQLVLALYPQTTCFYRALIHTPPQRPQDDYSVLFEDTSYADGYSPPLNVAQRYVVACKEPKKK, encoded by the exons ATGGCCCTCGTGTCTGCTGATTCCCGCATTGCAGAACTGCTCACAGAGCTCCATCAGCTGATCAAGCAAACCCAG GAAGAGCGTTCGAGGAGCGAACACAACTTAGTGAACATCCAAAAGACCCACGAGCGGATGCAGACAGAGAACAAGA CGGCCAAGATCGCGGGCCTGTACAATGACTCGGAGCCCCCTCGGAAGACCATGCGCAGGGGGGTGCTGATGACCCTGCTGCAGCAGTCAGCCATGACCCTGCCCCTGTGGATCGGGAAGCCTGGTGACAA GCCCCCGCCCCTCTGTGGGGCCATTCCAGCTTCTGGGGACTACGTGGCCAAACCTGGAGACAAGGTGGCTGCCCGGGTGAAGGCTGTGGATGGGGATGAGCAGTGGATCCTGGCCGAGGTGGTCAGTTACAGCCATGCCACCAACAA GTATGAGGTAGATGACATTGACGAAGAAGGCAAAGA GAGACACACCCTGAGCCGCCGGCGGATCATCCCACTGCCGCAGTGGAAGGCCAACCCGGAGACAGACCCCGAAGCCTTATTCCAGAAGGAGCAGCTCGTGCTGGCCCTGTATCCCCAGACCACCTGCTTCTACCGTGCCCTGATCCACACGCCCCCGCAACGG CCCCAGGATGACTATTCGGTCCTGTTTGAAGACACCTCCTATGCAGATGGTTACTCGCCTCCCCTCAATGTGGCCCAGCGGTACGTGGTGGCTTGTAAGGAGCCCAAGAAAAAGTGA